A single Magnetovibrio sp. PR-2 DNA region contains:
- a CDS encoding sensor histidine kinase: MQNHKHLVLKLAALSLGLTLLLAVLWVLQGEELFFAKMGWVPDETTYAYMNGYHVGLALCASCFAILVYSLLVPTLLKELRDKENTVFKAKAEHMHFAADVAHELRTPLAVMRAHLDCLEDQESAKQLSEDVTRMSRIVDQVMARNHIERLELSPNDVMDLSEIVGDVASYLAPLVIKEGRSIEVLNGDTPIFVNANAFAIDLALRNMVENAIRYSARGSTITIKILPDGDGVGQGLVGVQVIDRGQGVPEEKREVIFQRFQRADRRGDGTGLGLSIVRRVAEAHHGTISVGDTPGGGATFTMCLQKA, translated from the coding sequence GTGCAAAACCACAAACACCTCGTTTTAAAGTTGGCAGCGCTCAGCCTGGGCTTGACCTTGCTGTTGGCGGTGTTGTGGGTGTTGCAGGGCGAAGAGCTCTTCTTTGCGAAGATGGGGTGGGTCCCCGACGAAACCACGTACGCTTATATGAACGGCTATCATGTTGGTTTAGCGCTCTGCGCGTCGTGTTTTGCCATTTTGGTGTATTCCTTATTGGTTCCGACGTTGCTCAAAGAGTTGCGTGACAAGGAAAACACGGTTTTCAAAGCCAAGGCTGAGCATATGCACTTTGCCGCAGACGTCGCCCACGAATTGCGCACACCGTTGGCTGTGATGCGTGCCCACCTAGATTGCTTGGAAGACCAAGAATCGGCCAAACAGCTCAGTGAGGATGTCACGCGCATGTCGCGCATTGTCGATCAAGTTATGGCGCGCAATCACATTGAGCGATTGGAGCTATCGCCCAACGATGTCATGGATCTCTCTGAAATCGTTGGCGACGTGGCATCTTACCTGGCGCCGCTGGTGATCAAAGAGGGGCGTTCCATCGAAGTTTTAAACGGTGACACCCCCATTTTTGTTAACGCCAACGCGTTTGCCATCGACTTGGCGCTCCGCAATATGGTGGAAAATGCCATACGATACAGTGCGCGCGGCTCGACCATCACCATTAAGATACTGCCTGATGGGGACGGTGTTGGCCAAGGTCTGGTCGGGGTTCAGGTGATTGATCGCGGGCAGGGTGTTCCAGAAGAAAAACGCGAAGTTATTTTTCAGCGATTCCAAAGAGCAGACCGACGCGGGGACGGCACGGGCCTTGGTTTATCCATTGTGCGTCGTGTTGCGGAAGCTCACCACGGCACCATCAGTGTCGGGGATACGCCCGGCGGTGGTGCAACTTTTACCATGTGCTTGCAAAAAGCGTAG
- a CDS encoding replication-associated recombination protein A, producing MSSLFEDQAPRPLADRLRPNTLDEVVGQGHLLAESGPLGRMVKAGRLTSLVLWGPPGTGKTTIARLLAQHTQLYFEPLSAVFSGVADLKKVFQRAKERRDMGQGTLLFIDEIHRFNRAQQDGFLPYVENGTVILVGATTENPSFELNAALLSRAQVLVLNRLDDHALEELLQRAEDITGKGLPIDQDARAALRAMADGDGRYLLNLAEELLALPDGSSPLSTEDLASVVQKRLPLYDKSQEGHYNLISALHKSLRGSDTDAALYWFARMLDGGEDPHFIARRLTRFAVEDIGLADPNALNQAIAAWQAYERLGSPEGDLALAQLVIYLGTAPKSNAAYMAEKGAKRAARDTGSLMPPMHILNAPTKMMKDLGYGKGYDYDHDAQDGFSGQNYFPDEMGRQRFYRPKEIGFERDIGKRLAYWDKLRVKKKPHPAPEEEAAAAQNAINADHDEDEGGET from the coding sequence GTGAGCTCACTGTTCGAAGATCAGGCCCCCAGGCCTTTGGCAGACCGGTTGAGACCGAACACTTTGGACGAAGTGGTCGGCCAGGGCCATTTGCTGGCCGAAAGTGGTCCCTTGGGGCGCATGGTCAAAGCGGGACGCCTCACCAGCTTGGTCTTGTGGGGGCCGCCCGGTACGGGCAAAACCACCATTGCGCGGCTTTTGGCCCAGCATACCCAGCTCTATTTCGAGCCCCTGTCGGCGGTGTTTTCCGGCGTGGCAGATTTGAAAAAGGTCTTCCAGCGGGCCAAGGAACGGCGCGATATGGGCCAAGGGACACTGCTGTTCATCGATGAAATCCATCGCTTCAACCGCGCCCAACAGGACGGCTTTTTGCCCTATGTGGAAAACGGCACGGTGATCTTGGTGGGGGCGACCACGGAAAACCCGTCGTTTGAGCTCAACGCCGCCCTGTTGTCCCGCGCCCAGGTGTTGGTTTTGAACCGCCTGGACGATCATGCATTGGAAGAACTGCTTCAGCGCGCCGAAGACATTACGGGCAAAGGCCTGCCCATTGACCAAGACGCCCGCGCGGCTCTGCGCGCCATGGCGGACGGAGACGGGCGCTATTTGTTGAATTTGGCCGAAGAACTCTTGGCGCTTCCGGACGGTTCAAGTCCGCTTTCAACGGAGGACTTGGCCAGCGTGGTGCAAAAGCGCCTGCCGCTGTACGACAAGTCCCAAGAAGGCCACTACAATCTGATTTCAGCCCTGCATAAGTCGCTGAGGGGCTCTGACACCGATGCGGCGCTGTATTGGTTTGCGCGGATGCTGGACGGCGGGGAAGACCCGCATTTTATAGCGCGGCGCCTCACGCGCTTTGCCGTCGAAGACATCGGTCTGGCCGACCCCAATGCCTTGAACCAAGCCATTGCCGCATGGCAGGCATATGAACGTTTGGGAAGTCCCGAAGGAGACCTTGCCCTGGCTCAGTTGGTGATCTATCTGGGCACCGCACCAAAATCCAACGCGGCCTACATGGCAGAGAAGGGGGCCAAGCGCGCAGCACGCGACACCGGGTCCTTGATGCCGCCCATGCACATCTTGAACGCGCCGACAAAGATGATGAAGGATTTGGGTTATGGTAAGGGCTATGACTACGACCACGACGCTCAGGACGGCTTTTCCGGGCAAAACTACTTTCCAGACGAGATGGGGCGTCAGCGCTTCTACAGGCCCAAGGAAATCGGCTTTGAGCGCGACATTGGCAAACGTCTGGCGTATTGGGATAAACTGCGCGTGAAAAAGAAACCGCACCCGGCCCCCGAAGAGGAAGCCGCCGCCGCGCAAAACGCCATCAACGCCGATCATGATGAAGATGAAGGGGGCGAGACGTGA
- a CDS encoding SLC13 family permease: MTDKRNPTPAEPNHKHGSPEAIPDEHAHNAKSQRLPVWFGLVLGLGLFLVMRALPAPSGMADSAWAVAAVAVLMATWWLTEAIPVPATALTPLALFPLLGLGSIKSVAAPYANPLIFLFLGGFLIALAVERWGLHKRIALLVLSRAGTKPRQLVGAFMVTAAGLSMWISNTASTVMMLPIALSVIGIVVAAGGAGRIKGFDGASFSKGLLIATAYGASMGGIATLVGTPPNALLAGFVSENLGIEIGFAQWMVIGVPTTLIMLVLGWLILTRIVFRLGAEALPGAADAIHQEVQALAPISRAEKLVSVVFGVTAILWMTRPLLQKGLPMLSGLTDAGIAVSAGLCLFAIPVSLKDREFLLNWEWAKRLPWGVLILFGGGLSLASQVSASGLAAWIGDAMTVFSGLHLLFTIVLVTAVIVFLTEMTSNTATTATFLPVIAALATAMGSEPMMLLVPAAMGASMAFMMPVATPPNAIVFGGGQLTIPDMARAGFLVNIAAICVITVLVWFLAPMLFV; the protein is encoded by the coding sequence ATGACCGACAAACGCAACCCCACACCAGCCGAACCCAATCACAAACACGGCTCACCCGAAGCCATTCCCGATGAGCATGCTCACAACGCCAAAAGCCAGCGCCTGCCCGTTTGGTTTGGCTTGGTTCTTGGGCTGGGGCTGTTTTTGGTTATGCGCGCTCTACCCGCGCCGTCGGGCATGGCGGACAGTGCCTGGGCTGTGGCCGCGGTGGCCGTGTTGATGGCGACGTGGTGGCTCACCGAAGCCATCCCCGTGCCCGCAACGGCGCTGACACCTTTGGCTTTGTTTCCTCTGTTGGGGCTGGGGTCGATCAAGTCGGTCGCCGCACCTTACGCTAATCCGCTCATTTTCTTGTTTCTGGGCGGTTTTTTGATTGCCTTGGCCGTTGAACGCTGGGGCTTGCACAAACGCATTGCGTTGTTGGTTTTGTCACGCGCAGGCACCAAACCGCGCCAACTGGTGGGCGCGTTCATGGTGACGGCTGCGGGGCTCAGCATGTGGATTTCCAACACGGCGTCTACCGTCATGATGCTGCCCATCGCGCTGTCGGTCATCGGCATCGTCGTCGCCGCAGGCGGTGCAGGACGCATCAAAGGGTTCGACGGCGCTTCGTTCTCCAAGGGATTGTTGATCGCCACCGCCTACGGCGCAAGCATGGGCGGCATCGCCACGCTGGTGGGCACCCCGCCCAACGCCTTATTGGCCGGGTTTGTGTCCGAGAACCTCGGCATCGAAATTGGTTTTGCCCAATGGATGGTGATCGGCGTGCCGACCACCTTAATCATGTTGGTTCTGGGCTGGCTGATCTTGACGCGTATTGTGTTTCGTTTGGGTGCAGAAGCCTTGCCGGGTGCTGCCGATGCCATTCACCAAGAAGTCCAAGCCCTCGCCCCCATTTCGCGCGCGGAAAAGCTGGTGAGTGTGGTGTTTGGCGTCACCGCAATCCTCTGGATGACACGGCCTTTGCTGCAAAAGGGCCTGCCGATGCTGTCCGGACTGACAGACGCCGGCATCGCCGTCAGTGCCGGGCTGTGCCTGTTTGCCATTCCGGTCAGTCTTAAGGACCGGGAATTCTTGCTCAATTGGGAGTGGGCCAAGCGCTTGCCCTGGGGCGTGTTGATCCTGTTCGGCGGCGGGCTGAGCTTGGCGTCTCAAGTCTCCGCCAGCGGCCTTGCTGCGTGGATTGGCGACGCCATGACGGTATTTAGCGGCCTGCACTTGCTGTTCACCATCGTTTTGGTCACCGCCGTGATTGTGTTTTTGACGGAAATGACGTCCAACACCGCGACCACGGCAACGTTCTTGCCTGTCATCGCCGCCTTGGCCACTGCCATGGGGTCCGAGCCGATGATGTTGTTGGTGCCAGCTGCCATGGGGGCCTCCATGGCGTTCATGATGCCCGTCGCCACACCGCCCAACGCCATTGTGTTCGGCGGTGGACAACTGACCATCCCCGACATGGCCCGCGCCGGGTTCTTGGTGAACATCGCCGCGATCTGCGTCATTACCGTCTTGGTGTGGTTCTTGGCCCCGATGTTGTTTGTTTAA
- a CDS encoding response regulator transcription factor encodes MRILLVEDNLRLSSLVRRGLETEDFTVDGFGTLADAREALDMAPYDLMILDLGLPDGDGLDLLKYIRDQNNSLPVMVLTARDGVDDRVRGLNAGADDYLLKPFAVEELTARVRALLRRPDGVLGVSLNAGNVEFDTVSREVRVGGNIVKVSRKELSVLEMLLRRAGKVVPKDGLESKLYGFDEEVSPNSVEAHISRLRKRLTQAGASVSIHTLRGVGYLLSDENKG; translated from the coding sequence ATGCGAATATTGCTTGTCGAAGACAATTTGCGGCTCTCCAGCCTCGTTCGGCGCGGACTGGAAACTGAAGACTTCACGGTTGATGGCTTCGGAACGCTGGCTGACGCCCGCGAGGCCCTGGACATGGCCCCTTATGATTTGATGATTTTGGACTTAGGCCTGCCCGATGGCGATGGCCTGGATTTGCTTAAATACATCCGCGATCAAAACAACTCCTTGCCCGTTATGGTTTTAACCGCCCGCGATGGTGTGGACGATCGTGTGCGCGGATTGAATGCAGGGGCGGACGACTATTTGTTGAAACCTTTCGCCGTGGAAGAATTGACCGCCCGGGTGCGGGCTCTCTTGCGCCGTCCAGACGGTGTATTGGGGGTAAGCCTAAACGCAGGCAATGTGGAATTCGACACGGTCTCGCGTGAGGTCCGGGTTGGCGGCAATATCGTCAAGGTTTCACGCAAGGAACTGTCGGTTTTGGAAATGTTGCTGCGTCGGGCCGGCAAGGTCGTGCCCAAGGACGGACTGGAAAGCAAACTCTATGGCTTTGATGAAGAGGTTTCGCCCAATTCCGTAGAGGCGCATATTTCGCGGTTGCGCAAGCGGCTCACGCAGGCTGGGGCTTCGGTCAGTATTCATACTCTGCGGGGTGTGGGGTATCTGCTGTCCGACGAGAATAAGGGCTAA
- a CDS encoding bacteriohemerythrin, with the protein MIDWTDKLSVGNEAIDNDHKHLIKLINAYERVVAKENYDLLSPAFDSLEQYANEHFIREETLMEAVHYPHRASHRDAHNELLKSVREMHKRIDEHKNVHIDELSTFLHDWLIEHVIKEDMQLKPYVTGGRSDTLTPQL; encoded by the coding sequence ATGATCGACTGGACCGACAAGTTATCCGTAGGCAACGAAGCCATTGACAATGATCACAAGCATCTCATTAAACTGATCAACGCCTATGAACGGGTGGTTGCCAAGGAAAACTACGACCTACTGAGCCCGGCGTTCGACAGCTTAGAGCAATACGCCAACGAACACTTTATTCGCGAAGAAACCTTGATGGAGGCCGTGCACTATCCGCACAGGGCTTCCCACCGCGATGCCCACAACGAACTGCTCAAATCCGTGCGTGAAATGCACAAGCGCATCGATGAGCACAAAAACGTGCACATTGATGAGCTATCCACCTTTTTACATGATTGGCTGATCGAGCATGTCATTAAAGAAGACATGCAGCTCAAGCCTTATGTCACGGGTGGACGGAGCGACACCTTAACGCCTCAGCTTTGA
- a CDS encoding RluA family pseudouridine synthase, whose protein sequence is MSGVQTVEVKAEDDGLRLDKWFKKHYPGLTFGRLQKLLRKGEVRVDGKKAKEPKIRLEQGQSVRVPPLDREKNAQAAPKTQDQRVSREDAEAIRSWVLHEDQHVIVLNKPSGIAVQGGSGTKRHIDGMLEALKGDRPEKPRLVHRIDKDTSGLLVLARSQKAAQALTKAFRTKDVRKAYWAIVVGVPEREEGRIELPLGKRPSPGGEKMVVDPYEGKRAVTEFKTIDNAGKRAAWVEMEPITGRTHQLRVHMTAIETPILGDGKYGGQEAFLSGLEDAKQLHLHARAIRFPHPGGGQLELIAPLPKHMEETWAYFGFDVPSAPDPFSDDLV, encoded by the coding sequence ATGAGCGGCGTGCAAACCGTCGAGGTCAAAGCCGAAGACGATGGCTTGCGTCTCGATAAATGGTTCAAAAAACACTATCCGGGTTTGACCTTTGGGCGGCTGCAAAAGCTGTTGCGCAAGGGCGAAGTGCGTGTGGACGGCAAAAAGGCCAAAGAGCCCAAAATCCGGCTGGAACAGGGCCAAAGCGTCCGCGTCCCCCCCTTGGACCGTGAAAAGAACGCCCAAGCCGCGCCCAAAACCCAAGACCAACGGGTCAGCCGCGAAGACGCCGAAGCGATCCGGTCCTGGGTCCTGCACGAAGACCAGCACGTGATCGTGCTCAACAAACCGTCCGGCATCGCCGTTCAGGGTGGCAGTGGTACAAAACGCCACATCGACGGCATGTTAGAGGCCCTGAAAGGGGACCGCCCCGAAAAGCCGCGCTTGGTGCACCGCATCGACAAAGACACATCGGGGCTCTTGGTCCTTGCGCGTAGCCAAAAGGCCGCCCAGGCGTTGACCAAGGCCTTTCGGACCAAAGACGTGCGCAAGGCTTATTGGGCCATCGTAGTGGGTGTTCCGGAACGCGAAGAGGGGCGCATCGAATTGCCCCTGGGTAAGCGTCCGTCCCCGGGCGGCGAGAAGATGGTGGTCGACCCATATGAGGGTAAACGCGCCGTCACCGAATTTAAAACCATCGACAACGCTGGCAAGCGTGCCGCGTGGGTGGAGATGGAACCGATCACGGGGCGCACACACCAACTGCGCGTGCACATGACCGCGATTGAAACGCCGATTTTGGGCGACGGAAAATATGGCGGGCAGGAGGCTTTTTTGTCGGGCTTGGAAGACGCGAAACAGCTCCACTTACATGCCCGCGCCATCCGTTTTCCCCATCCGGGTGGAGGACAGCTGGAACTGATTGCACCGTTGCCCAAACATATGGAAGAGACTTGGGCCTATTTCGGCTTCGATGTGCCTTCGGCACCGGATCCGTTTTCGGACGATCTCGTTTAA
- a CDS encoding PAS domain-containing protein → MARPTITPTGVERTFAKEEIIVSKTDPSGVITYANDVFCRLAGYTEDELLGQQHNIVRHPEMPRCVFKLLWDTISTGQEIFAFVVNLSRNGDHYWVFAHVTPTFDEEGQIVSYHSSRRLPSESATQTITGVYKMLLEEEERHASPKDAVEAATQLLLKVLGEKGVTYEEFLFGLLEA, encoded by the coding sequence ATGGCACGTCCAACAATCACCCCGACCGGGGTCGAGCGCACCTTTGCAAAAGAAGAAATCATCGTTTCCAAAACGGACCCTTCCGGCGTCATCACCTATGCCAACGATGTGTTTTGCCGATTGGCAGGATATACGGAAGACGAATTGCTCGGTCAGCAGCACAATATCGTGCGCCATCCCGAGATGCCGCGCTGTGTCTTTAAGCTTTTATGGGACACCATTTCTACGGGGCAGGAAATTTTTGCCTTCGTGGTCAATTTGTCACGAAACGGTGATCACTACTGGGTGTTTGCACACGTGACGCCGACGTTTGATGAAGAGGGACAAATCGTGTCCTATCATTCCAGCCGTCGCTTGCCGAGCGAGAGCGCCACACAAACCATCACCGGGGTCTACAAAATGTTGCTTGAAGAAGAAGAGCGTCACGCAAGCCCCAAAGACGCGGTCGAGGCTGCAACCCAATTGCTGTTGAAGGTTTTAGGTGAAAAGGGTGTCACATACGAAGAGTTCCTCTTCGGTTTGTTGGAGGCGTGA
- the crcB gene encoding fluoride efflux transporter CrcB, whose protein sequence is MNPQLLLFVALGGAIGAVGRFVTMSAVGHVAHTFGWAAFPWGTLAVNVLGAFILGAVIELSALVWSPSEDIRAMVVVGMLGAFTTFSTFSMDLYYLFDRGQMMAAGAYAVGSVLVCLLAFAAGLHIMRMILT, encoded by the coding sequence GTGAATCCGCAACTTCTGCTGTTTGTCGCCCTGGGCGGCGCCATTGGGGCTGTGGGGCGATTCGTCACCATGTCGGCCGTGGGGCATGTGGCGCACACGTTTGGCTGGGCGGCGTTCCCTTGGGGGACCTTGGCGGTCAACGTGTTGGGGGCGTTCATTTTGGGCGCGGTCATCGAACTTTCGGCCCTGGTTTGGTCGCCGTCAGAAGACATCCGCGCCATGGTCGTGGTCGGAATGCTTGGCGCTTTCACAACGTTTTCAACGTTTTCCATGGATCTCTACTACTTGTTTGATCGCGGCCAGATGATGGCGGCGGGCGCGTATGCTGTGGGCTCGGTCCTGGTGTGCTTGCTGGCCTTTGCGGCTGGGTTGCACATCATGCGCATGATTTTGACCTAA
- a CDS encoding bacteriohemerythrin — protein sequence MRVINWSQDLCVGVEEIDVDHQSLVKYLNELFIACSAGQGPVVLKSTLQHVKDYTRTHFAHEEDVMRKIKYPDIDVHVHEHAYLISELDDLIEAFEHDPNHDLSNKTLQFLEDWLLHHILQEDKKIGKFMGAID from the coding sequence ATGAGAGTGATTAACTGGAGCCAAGACTTATGTGTCGGCGTTGAGGAAATCGACGTGGACCATCAAAGCTTGGTGAAGTATCTCAACGAGCTGTTTATTGCATGCTCTGCAGGCCAGGGGCCTGTGGTGCTGAAAAGCACGCTTCAACACGTCAAAGACTACACCCGCACCCACTTCGCCCACGAAGAAGACGTGATGCGCAAGATCAAGTACCCCGATATCGATGTGCATGTGCACGAACATGCCTATCTGATTTCCGAGTTGGATGATTTGATCGAGGCCTTTGAACACGACCCCAATCACGATCTCAGCAACAAAACGCTGCAGTTTTTGGAAGATTGGTTGCTGCACCACATTTTGCAAGAAGACAAGAAAATCGGCAAGTTCATGGGCGCGATTGACTGA
- a CDS encoding methyl-accepting chemotaxis protein, which yields MVDLTTIKSKAIIATATILSGVVILSAASILILNGVASGFSEVSKTTHRATETLVPLQILIKDINADVIQVQQWLTDISATRGLPGFDDGFAEAENFAQKFQEDLNNARQLAQELNAADVMSKLDALEASFAPFYAGGKRMAQAYIDEGPKGGNIMMEEFDTFAAQMGESLEGVNEAINTMRTMESERLTHLVDDWLATSNNTVLLLTGFCFVGLVIIGFISAKMISVANVILRVSDGLSIAASGDLDHRLTHIRGRDEAAKMQRNLNSLLDRTEAFNREVGAAMDAAATGRYNRCIVRAGMVRDFERSCDQVNQSLRVMSEKITGFGGVTDSFENQIHMTFNNVKSGAGKIETIAESMSQNLDSSGNRSLEVTETATEAKQTVEMVLVAAEELSSSIQEISSQITKSTQITHKAVDNAKDANDKIRALAEASTEIKDVVSLINDIAEQTNLLALNATIEAARAGEHGKGFAVVATEVKNLAGQVAKATEEIARQVGDIQTGSSSAVEAIETISSTIGTVNEITGSVATAVEEQTAATDKIAQNVESVSSSMDLLSDSIGRVSRQRIASYGAGIKVLWAAKDIHPTIEQLDAETKTYLDTARSI from the coding sequence ATGGTTGATCTAACAACAATTAAAAGCAAAGCGATCATAGCGACGGCGACAATCCTGAGTGGCGTTGTCATCTTGTCAGCCGCTTCCATCTTGATTTTGAACGGTGTTGCGTCCGGTTTTAGCGAGGTTTCCAAAACCACTCACCGGGCAACGGAAACTCTGGTTCCTTTGCAAATCTTGATCAAGGATATCAATGCTGATGTCATTCAAGTTCAGCAATGGCTGACGGATATTTCCGCAACACGTGGTCTACCCGGTTTCGACGACGGTTTTGCTGAAGCTGAAAACTTTGCCCAAAAATTCCAAGAGGATTTAAACAACGCCCGTCAGTTGGCGCAGGAGCTCAACGCCGCTGATGTGATGTCCAAACTGGATGCCCTGGAAGCCAGCTTTGCTCCGTTTTATGCGGGTGGCAAACGTATGGCCCAGGCCTATATTGATGAAGGCCCCAAGGGCGGCAATATCATGATGGAGGAGTTCGACACCTTTGCAGCGCAAATGGGTGAAAGCCTGGAGGGCGTCAACGAAGCCATCAACACCATGCGCACCATGGAAAGTGAACGCCTGACCCATTTGGTTGATGATTGGTTGGCAACCAGCAACAACACGGTTCTTCTTTTGACCGGCTTTTGTTTCGTCGGTCTTGTGATCATCGGCTTTATTTCCGCAAAGATGATCAGCGTCGCCAATGTGATCTTGCGGGTCTCCGACGGTCTCTCCATTGCGGCTTCGGGTGATCTGGATCACCGTTTGACGCATATACGGGGCCGTGATGAGGCCGCGAAAATGCAAAGGAACTTAAACAGTCTTTTGGACCGCACCGAAGCTTTCAACCGCGAAGTGGGGGCGGCCATGGACGCTGCGGCGACGGGGCGGTATAACCGCTGCATCGTCAGAGCAGGTATGGTTCGTGATTTCGAACGCTCATGCGACCAGGTCAATCAGTCGTTGCGCGTGATGAGCGAAAAAATCACGGGCTTTGGCGGGGTGACCGACAGCTTTGAAAATCAGATCCATATGACGTTCAACAATGTCAAATCGGGTGCGGGTAAAATTGAAACAATCGCCGAGAGCATGAGCCAAAACCTGGATTCCAGCGGCAATCGCTCGTTGGAAGTGACGGAGACCGCAACGGAGGCCAAACAAACCGTAGAGATGGTTTTGGTCGCTGCGGAAGAGTTGTCGAGTTCCATTCAAGAAATCAGTTCCCAAATCACCAAGTCGACACAAATCACTCATAAAGCCGTGGACAATGCAAAAGACGCCAATGATAAAATCCGTGCTCTTGCGGAGGCCTCGACGGAAATCAAAGACGTTGTGAGCTTGATCAACGACATTGCGGAACAGACCAATCTGTTGGCGCTGAATGCGACCATCGAAGCCGCGCGGGCCGGGGAGCACGGAAAGGGTTTTGCGGTCGTGGCCACGGAAGTCAAAAACTTGGCGGGCCAAGTTGCCAAAGCGACGGAGGAAATCGCCAGACAGGTTGGCGATATCCAAACTGGGTCTTCCTCAGCCGTCGAGGCCATCGAGACCATCTCCTCCACCATTGGAACCGTAAACGAAATTACGGGCAGTGTTGCCACCGCCGTCGAAGAACAAACGGCAGCAACCGATAAAATCGCGCAAAATGTGGAATCGGTATCCAGCAGTATGGATCTCTTGTCAGATAGCATCGGCCGTGTGTCTCGCCAAAGGATTGCCTCTTATGGTGCGGGTATCAAGGTGCTATGGGCGGCCAAAGACATCCATCCGACCATTGAACAATTGGATGCAGAAACCAAAACGTATCTCGATACGGCTCGTTCGATCTAG